One segment of Streptomyces sp. TG1A-8 DNA contains the following:
- a CDS encoding 2OG-Fe(II) oxygenase, whose amino-acid sequence MIDFAAMERQLHAAHEPCLRADPFPHYVWDGLLPPAALRAAADAFPDTSAMTAKPGIARWHSQDRTLAGPALRDLCAALLGDDLAAFLARVTGVAGLRTEPDGDWGSYRLAGHGAVHHAHVGSNRHPDTGRLRRYSLFTYLTEGWGPGDGGWLELGEPVARRPATRILPAFNRSVLIETTARSLHGVSAVLAPAPVTRKTVTVHFWTDPAQDAAA is encoded by the coding sequence GTGATCGACTTCGCGGCCATGGAACGGCAGCTGCACGCGGCGCACGAGCCCTGTTTGCGCGCCGACCCGTTCCCGCACTACGTCTGGGACGGGCTCCTCCCGCCGGCGGCGCTGCGCGCCGCCGCGGACGCCTTCCCGGACACCTCCGCGATGACGGCCAAGCCGGGCATTGCCCGGTGGCACTCCCAGGACCGCACCCTGGCGGGTCCCGCCCTGCGGGACCTGTGCGCGGCACTGCTCGGTGACGACCTCGCGGCGTTCCTGGCCAGGGTGACGGGAGTCGCCGGCCTGCGCACGGAGCCGGACGGGGACTGGGGCAGCTACCGGCTCGCGGGCCACGGCGCCGTCCACCATGCCCACGTCGGCTCCAACCGCCATCCGGACACCGGCCGCCTGCGCCGGTACTCGCTGTTCACCTACCTCACCGAAGGCTGGGGCCCCGGGGACGGCGGGTGGCTGGAACTGGGCGAGCCGGTGGCCAGACGGCCGGCGACGAGGATCCTGCCCGCGTTCAACCGCAGTGTCCTCATCGAAACGACGGCCCGTTCCCTGCACGGTGTCTCCGCCGTGCTGGCGCCGGCTCCCGTCACCCGCAAGACCGTCACCGTGCACTTCTGGACCGATCCCGCTCAGGACGCGGCCGCGTGA
- a CDS encoding helix-turn-helix transcriptional regulator — protein sequence MNPASLGREGVRTAGSEQGRVPRRTSLEDRLAAAMPLDERQRRLVALLLAGHTDASAAGRLGVSPRTVTNILRSLMDRLGVDNRFQLGVALGSRMRIPDRADRRGAGGRRPGHGLVRDSG from the coding sequence ATGAATCCCGCATCCCTGGGCCGTGAGGGCGTTCGGACGGCTGGGAGTGAGCAGGGCCGCGTACCACGCAGGACGAGCCTCGAGGACCGGCTCGCCGCCGCGATGCCGCTGGACGAACGCCAGCGGAGGCTCGTCGCGCTGCTTCTGGCCGGACACACGGACGCCAGTGCTGCCGGCCGGCTCGGCGTCAGCCCCCGTACGGTGACGAACATCCTGCGCTCGCTCATGGACCGGCTCGGCGTGGACAACCGCTTCCAGTTAGGGGTGGCCCTCGGCAGCCGCATGCGCATCCCCGACCGGGCGGACCGGCGGGGTGCGGGGGGCAGGCGTCCCGGCCACGGGCTGGTGCGTGACAGCGGATAG
- a CDS encoding TetR family transcriptional regulator — MARSVEETKRCIIAAAAAEFSEHGISGARVDRIVARAGCGKGLLYTYFGSKEQLFDTVHDELVTRAVDAVPFSADDLPGYAEALYDYVSRNPAVVRLTSWFELERGDAAPPAAVVDSQRRKCDAVVAEQARRRVNPLVPAADLLDMVVALAMLGARPSNREDRRAWVRASVERLVQVV, encoded by the coding sequence GTGGCCCGTAGCGTCGAAGAAACCAAGAGATGCATCATCGCAGCTGCTGCGGCGGAGTTTTCCGAACACGGTATCTCCGGTGCCCGGGTCGACCGGATCGTGGCGCGGGCTGGATGCGGCAAAGGCCTTTTGTACACCTATTTCGGCAGTAAGGAGCAGCTTTTCGACACCGTGCACGATGAGCTGGTGACCCGGGCCGTGGACGCGGTGCCCTTCTCCGCGGACGACCTTCCGGGGTACGCGGAGGCTCTGTACGACTATGTCAGCCGGAACCCGGCGGTTGTGCGCCTGACCTCGTGGTTCGAACTGGAGCGGGGGGACGCGGCACCACCCGCCGCGGTCGTGGACTCCCAACGGCGCAAGTGCGACGCGGTGGTGGCGGAGCAGGCCCGGCGCCGCGTGAACCCGCTCGTCCCCGCCGCCGACCTGCTGGACATGGTGGTGGCGCTGGCCATGCTGGGCGCACGTCCCTCAAACCGCGAGGACCGGCGAGCCTGGGTCCGGGCGAGTGTCGAGCGACTCGTTCAGGTCGTGTGA
- a CDS encoding SDR family NAD(P)-dependent oxidoreductase codes for MARTWFITGTSRGLGRRLVEAALAVGDSVVATARRPEQVEDLVAVGGDRVLPVRLDVTEPGAAASALRTAVEHFGRVDVVVNNAGYGSIAPIEDVTDEDFRSQVDTILYGTLSVSRAAVPLLRGQGSGHIIQIGSVGGRVGAPGFGVHQAMKWAVEGMSEALANEVAPFGIRVTIVEPGGLRTDYNGSSRVVGRIRPEYQATVGAVADALGANSGREPGDPAKAARAIVSVAGLEEPPLRLLLGSDAVAYASAAARARDENDARWRSLSLSTDAEDGVAGADLSW; via the coding sequence TTGGCACGTACTTGGTTCATCACCGGCACCTCCCGGGGGCTCGGGCGCCGTCTCGTCGAGGCCGCCCTCGCCGTCGGTGACTCCGTGGTCGCCACCGCCCGGCGACCCGAGCAGGTCGAGGACCTGGTCGCCGTCGGCGGCGACCGTGTGCTCCCCGTCCGGCTCGACGTCACGGAGCCGGGTGCTGCCGCGAGTGCCCTGCGCACTGCGGTCGAGCACTTCGGCCGGGTCGATGTGGTCGTGAACAACGCCGGGTACGGGAGCATCGCGCCCATCGAGGACGTGACCGACGAGGACTTCCGCAGCCAGGTCGACACCATCCTGTACGGCACGCTCAGCGTGTCCCGCGCGGCGGTCCCGCTGCTGCGCGGGCAGGGCTCCGGGCACATCATCCAGATCGGTTCCGTCGGGGGGCGGGTCGGCGCGCCGGGATTCGGCGTCCACCAGGCGATGAAATGGGCCGTGGAGGGGATGTCCGAAGCCCTGGCCAATGAAGTGGCGCCATTCGGGATCAGGGTCACCATCGTGGAACCCGGCGGACTCCGCACCGACTACAACGGTTCCTCGCGCGTGGTCGGCCGGATTCGGCCCGAGTACCAGGCGACCGTGGGCGCCGTCGCCGATGCGCTGGGCGCCAACAGCGGACGGGAACCCGGTGACCCGGCCAAGGCCGCGCGGGCCATCGTCAGCGTCGCGGGACTGGAGGAGCCGCCTCTGCGGCTCCTCCTGGGAAGCGACGCGGTCGCCTATGCGAGTGCCGCGGCCAGGGCCCGTGACGAGAACGACGCGCGCTGGCGCTCGTTGAGCCTGTCCACCGACGCCGAGGACGGTGTGGCGGGGGCCGACCTGTCCTGGTAG
- a CDS encoding AfsR/SARP family transcriptional regulator encodes MTDWSVSVPGDMMIKFVTFFALLGPVRAWREGRELDLGSPQQRALLALLLLREGRPAGTDAILHALWGEEAPRGARGTVRTYVYRLRAVLGDTASIESAGGGYRLDVHGGAVDLGEFQRLLRQARQAQRDGDHHTAAVCLREALNHWRDQPLSDVRGFFVDDERRRLEELRMVALEELFAAELDRGGRAELAVELAAAISEQPLREGLREQLMLALYRAGRQAEALAVYQEARLILREQLGVDPGPGLRHLHERILSADPTLTASYDFRPVAVPAQLPPDPPVFTGRQMEIAELTAALSDRSRSSAAGITGLGGTGKTALAVHVAHVVGGGFPDGQFFADLGGHDDPVAPVEVLGRFLRALGVVDPPPSLDERAAMWRTLSAGRRMLVVLDDAVDAAQVRPLMPATTGCAVLVTSWRRIVDLPVHWHRLDVLRPEDALHLLAAIAGPERVLNEREASVQLVAACSHQPLSVHVAAARLAARPLWTIGQILAQLEDDLRQPVVMHEDCKIVDKPFRDAQARMDDLHRTAFHLAAVPDCARLSPAAAAALLDLPVERAKAVMETLVDAHVVESGPDGYHYHGLVKAFARRQALHAPGAERCQQALHRLLRHYLSRDPAVSGQDIRAVLNQIAEAPVVSAGLPSAPLPQKPAP; translated from the coding sequence ATGACTGACTGGTCAGTCAGCGTACCAGGCGATATGATGATTAAGTTTGTGACCTTTTTTGCACTCCTCGGACCTGTCCGCGCCTGGAGAGAAGGACGTGAACTCGACCTGGGCTCGCCGCAGCAGCGAGCGCTGCTGGCACTGCTCCTCCTGAGGGAAGGGAGGCCGGCGGGGACCGACGCGATACTTCACGCCCTGTGGGGTGAAGAGGCGCCACGAGGCGCTCGCGGAACCGTCCGCACCTACGTCTACCGGCTGCGCGCGGTTCTCGGAGACACGGCCTCCATCGAGTCGGCCGGCGGCGGCTACCGGCTGGACGTGCACGGAGGAGCCGTCGATCTCGGCGAGTTCCAACGCCTCCTCCGCCAAGCTCGTCAAGCCCAGCGTGACGGTGACCACCACACTGCGGCAGTCTGTCTGCGCGAGGCGCTCAACCACTGGCGGGATCAGCCACTGTCGGACGTGCGGGGCTTCTTCGTCGACGACGAACGCCGACGGCTGGAGGAGCTGCGCATGGTCGCGCTGGAGGAGTTGTTCGCCGCCGAACTAGACCGCGGAGGGCGGGCGGAACTCGCGGTGGAGCTGGCTGCGGCGATTTCCGAGCAGCCGCTGCGCGAAGGCCTGCGAGAGCAGCTGATGCTGGCGCTGTACCGGGCGGGGCGCCAGGCCGAGGCGCTCGCGGTGTACCAGGAGGCCCGCCTGATCCTGCGTGAACAACTCGGTGTCGATCCGGGTCCCGGGCTGCGTCACCTGCACGAACGCATCCTCAGCGCGGATCCGACGCTTACCGCCTCCTACGACTTCCGTCCGGTGGCGGTCCCGGCGCAGCTTCCGCCGGACCCACCCGTTTTCACCGGTCGGCAGATGGAGATCGCCGAGCTGACAGCCGCGTTGAGCGATCGTTCGCGCTCTTCTGCGGCCGGAATCACCGGCCTGGGCGGGACGGGGAAAACAGCGCTCGCCGTCCATGTCGCCCACGTGGTGGGTGGCGGTTTTCCCGACGGCCAGTTCTTCGCGGATCTCGGTGGCCATGACGATCCCGTCGCGCCGGTGGAGGTGCTCGGCCGGTTCCTGCGCGCGCTCGGCGTGGTCGATCCCCCGCCGTCCCTCGACGAGAGGGCCGCGATGTGGCGGACCCTGAGCGCGGGCCGACGCATGCTGGTCGTACTCGATGACGCCGTCGATGCCGCGCAGGTAAGGCCCCTGATGCCGGCCACCACCGGGTGCGCCGTACTGGTGACCAGCTGGCGCCGCATCGTCGACCTGCCGGTCCACTGGCACCGGCTGGACGTGCTGCGGCCAGAGGACGCCCTGCACCTGCTCGCGGCCATCGCCGGCCCCGAGCGCGTCCTCAACGAGCGGGAAGCGTCCGTTCAGCTGGTCGCCGCCTGCTCGCACCAGCCGCTGTCGGTGCACGTCGCAGCTGCCCGGCTCGCAGCCCGTCCCCTGTGGACGATCGGGCAGATCCTCGCGCAACTGGAAGACGACCTGCGCCAGCCGGTGGTGATGCACGAGGACTGCAAGATCGTCGACAAGCCGTTCCGCGATGCCCAGGCCCGGATGGACGACCTGCACCGGACCGCGTTCCACCTCGCCGCCGTGCCCGATTGCGCCCGTCTCTCACCCGCTGCGGCAGCCGCACTCCTGGACCTGCCGGTGGAGCGCGCGAAAGCGGTCATGGAAACGCTGGTCGACGCACACGTCGTGGAATCCGGCCCCGACGGTTACCACTACCACGGGCTGGTGAAGGCGTTCGCCCGACGGCAGGCACTGCACGCTCCTGGGGCCGAGCGGTGCCAGCAGGCGCTGCACCGGTTGCTGCGCCACTACCTCAGCCGCGACCCGGCCGTGTCCGGCCAGGACATCCGCGCAGTCCTGAACCAGATAGCGGAGGCGCCCGTCGTAAGCGCCGGTCTGCCGTCGGCGCCGTTGCCGCAGAAGCCGGCCCCATGA
- a CDS encoding FAD-binding protein: MHSSPIQDLLAAGLTGPVFRPGDDGYARECAPYNLAVAHRPAVVVGAATAADVQAAVRFAAARSLPVAVMSTGHQAIVPADGAVLVTTHRMSEVTVDAHARVARVEAGVRWQQVVDAAAPYGLAPLNGSSPLVGVVGHTLGGGLSPTMGRMHGWAADHVTAIDVVTADGELRRADATVETDLFWALRGGKSNFGVVTAMEFRLFPAQTLWAGGLFFAGEHAAEVLHAYSRFTATVPDALTSSVALLRLPPLPGVPDFLADRFAVHIRISHLGTAEEGAELVAPLRAAAPVLLDTLGDMPYDSFAQIHADPVDPAPFLERTAMLRSLAPDTVEEILAVAGPAADCPVQFVELRHLGGALGHPADNAVGNRDALFALWVVAVGMPADLGRQNAFADAFLGSMRPWATGGRYLNFMATHDTADDDVRTAYAEKDYRRLRSIKRQYDPTNLFRLNHNIRPEEEPVTDDKLQNLLDQAAITDALHRYTAGLDHGDADLLSSSLTEGAVVDLTPATAKIGLEFPVLTPRDMVVGALIPAVGPLDTSHTISNVRTTVNGDAATLKCYAMAQHFLPGEGPKPDRTRQALMMNRYDADLVRDGEQWRISRLTIDSAWFSGDPSVLVPAE; encoded by the coding sequence ATGCACAGTTCGCCGATACAGGATCTTTTGGCAGCCGGGCTGACCGGACCGGTCTTCCGGCCGGGGGATGACGGGTACGCCCGGGAGTGCGCTCCCTACAACCTGGCCGTCGCCCACCGTCCAGCCGTCGTGGTAGGAGCCGCGACCGCGGCTGACGTCCAAGCGGCGGTTCGCTTCGCAGCGGCGCGGTCGCTGCCCGTGGCGGTCATGTCCACCGGGCACCAGGCGATCGTCCCGGCCGACGGGGCAGTACTCGTCACCACACACAGGATGTCCGAGGTCACCGTCGATGCCCACGCACGCGTCGCCCGCGTGGAGGCAGGCGTCCGCTGGCAGCAGGTCGTCGATGCGGCAGCCCCCTACGGTCTGGCCCCCCTCAACGGTTCATCACCGCTGGTGGGTGTGGTCGGCCACACCCTCGGCGGCGGTTTGAGCCCGACCATGGGCCGCATGCACGGGTGGGCGGCCGATCACGTCACCGCCATCGACGTCGTCACCGCCGACGGTGAACTGCGCCGTGCCGACGCCACCGTCGAAACCGATCTGTTCTGGGCCCTGCGAGGTGGTAAGAGCAACTTCGGCGTGGTCACGGCGATGGAGTTCCGTCTGTTCCCCGCGCAGACGCTATGGGCGGGCGGGCTGTTCTTCGCCGGAGAGCACGCGGCCGAGGTTCTGCACGCGTACAGCCGTTTCACCGCAACCGTGCCCGACGCCCTGACGTCGTCCGTGGCCCTGCTGCGCCTGCCGCCCCTGCCGGGTGTCCCGGATTTCCTCGCCGACCGCTTCGCCGTGCACATCCGCATCTCCCACCTCGGCACGGCAGAGGAGGGCGCCGAGCTCGTTGCGCCACTGCGCGCGGCCGCCCCCGTGCTGCTCGACACCCTCGGCGACATGCCCTACGACTCCTTCGCCCAGATCCACGCCGATCCCGTCGATCCGGCGCCTTTCCTGGAGCGCACTGCGATGCTGCGGTCGCTCGCCCCGGACACCGTGGAGGAGATCCTCGCCGTGGCAGGCCCGGCTGCCGACTGCCCGGTGCAGTTCGTGGAGCTGCGCCACCTCGGGGGGGCGCTGGGCCATCCCGCTGACAACGCAGTCGGCAACCGCGACGCCCTGTTTGCCCTGTGGGTGGTGGCTGTCGGCATGCCGGCCGACCTTGGCCGGCAGAACGCCTTCGCCGACGCGTTCCTGGGCAGCATGCGGCCGTGGGCGACCGGAGGCCGCTACCTCAACTTCATGGCCACCCACGACACCGCCGACGACGATGTCCGCACCGCCTACGCCGAGAAGGACTACCGGCGGCTGCGCTCCATCAAGAGGCAGTACGACCCGACGAACCTGTTCCGCCTCAATCACAACATCCGACCCGAAGAGGAACCCGTGACCGACGACAAGCTGCAGAACCTGCTCGACCAGGCCGCGATCACCGACGCCCTCCACCGCTACACCGCGGGACTCGACCACGGCGACGCCGACCTCCTCTCCTCGTCCCTCACCGAGGGCGCCGTGGTGGACCTCACTCCCGCCACCGCCAAGATCGGCCTGGAATTCCCCGTGCTGACGCCGCGCGACATGGTCGTGGGGGCCTTGATCCCCGCGGTCGGCCCCCTGGACACCAGTCACACCATCAGCAACGTACGCACCACTGTCAACGGTGACGCCGCGACCCTGAAGTGCTACGCGATGGCACAACACTTCCTGCCCGGGGAAGGCCCCAAGCCCGACAGGACCCGGCAGGCGCTGATGATGAACCGGTACGACGCCGACCTGGTCCGGGACGGCGAGCAGTGGCGGATCAGCCGGCTCACCATCGACAGTGCCTGGTTCTCCGGAGATCCCAGCGTGCTGGTGCCCGCCGAGTGA
- a CDS encoding SCO0930 family lipoprotein, producing MAGTALLVLTSVTACGGPTEAKGTAATQQSSATAASGGPSAPTVTTSAGSVSVRTDTTLGAVVVDGRGMTAYVFAKDTTPGTSSCEGACAAQWPPVPATGARAAKGLDPELLGSLTRADGSKQLTLAGKPLYYYAKDTKPGDTNGQGVKGTWYASAPDGWKAGVKRPALGVLNDPKLGKVLQDKDGRTLYLFTKDRPWPMKTACDAACLQKWTPTAPVTAADAKAAGLDPESLFTFTTPNGTRQEAFNCWPAYTFKGDSQPGDTNGQNVGGVWFAVKQDITIDRGRTVPAAKE from the coding sequence GTGGCCGGTACCGCGCTACTGGTACTCACGTCCGTCACGGCCTGCGGCGGTCCGACGGAGGCGAAGGGGACCGCGGCCACCCAGCAGTCGTCGGCGACCGCGGCGTCAGGCGGTCCGTCGGCGCCGACGGTGACGACATCGGCGGGCTCGGTGTCGGTGCGCACCGACACCACGCTCGGCGCGGTCGTCGTTGACGGCAGGGGCATGACCGCTTATGTGTTCGCCAAGGACACCACGCCTGGCACGTCGAGCTGCGAGGGCGCCTGCGCGGCCCAGTGGCCGCCGGTTCCTGCGACCGGCGCCCGAGCCGCGAAGGGCCTCGACCCGGAGTTGCTCGGCTCCCTCACCCGGGCCGACGGTTCCAAGCAACTCACGCTTGCCGGCAAGCCGTTGTATTACTACGCCAAGGACACCAAGCCCGGTGACACCAACGGCCAGGGCGTCAAGGGGACCTGGTACGCCTCCGCGCCGGACGGTTGGAAGGCCGGTGTAAAGCGCCCGGCCCTCGGGGTGCTCAATGACCCGAAGCTGGGGAAGGTCCTGCAGGACAAGGACGGCCGGACGCTGTACCTGTTCACCAAGGATCGGCCGTGGCCGATGAAAACCGCTTGCGACGCGGCCTGCTTGCAGAAGTGGACTCCCACCGCGCCGGTCACCGCCGCGGATGCGAAGGCGGCCGGCCTCGACCCCGAATCGCTGTTCACCTTCACCACACCGAACGGCACGCGGCAGGAAGCGTTCAACTGCTGGCCCGCCTACACCTTCAAGGGCGACAGTCAGCCCGGCGACACCAACGGCCAGAACGTGGGCGGTGTCTGGTTCGCCGTCAAGCAGGACATCACGATCGACCGCGGAAGGACCGTACCTGCTGCGAAAGAATGA
- a CDS encoding helix-turn-helix domain-containing protein, with protein MTKPEKLGSRIRRLRLSAGLPQSALAGDNLSTSYISLLEAGKRTPSDEVLRQLAERLGCRLEELLGEPQKTDTTLLEIELRYAEMTLHNGDHESSLAAFTQVQNQISVTENRMLWFAAELGIARSLEHAGRLEEAVARFEFLRSQASQDNRDAVPQLSVVMALCRCYRELGDLSRAIEVAEATIESLDALKLPPTVASLELLSTLVGVYTERGDLHRAHFLASQAISQAGVISDRKALGAAYWNASVVLLRKGQSAEALSMITKAVAIYSEGEDERALARVRNAYAGVLLHSDTPDPDAAIKLLEQSAASLSAIGTDIDLAYTQTALARAELFLGHAQRAVEHAQRALDLLGSGHRLESARAYIVMAAAHLKQNDRAAARHAYERGALMLEASEARRQAAFAWSELAEVFEQDGESDRAVWAYREGMRCMGHRKGLFSETERERSSSQRTVQ; from the coding sequence ATGACGAAGCCGGAAAAATTGGGTTCTCGTATCCGCCGGTTGCGGCTTTCAGCTGGGTTGCCGCAAAGCGCCTTGGCCGGGGACAACTTGTCGACAAGTTACATTTCCCTGCTGGAAGCGGGCAAGCGCACACCGTCGGATGAAGTTCTGCGACAGCTGGCGGAAAGACTCGGCTGCCGTTTGGAGGAGCTGCTCGGCGAGCCGCAGAAGACCGACACCACGCTTCTGGAGATCGAGCTCCGGTATGCGGAGATGACCCTGCACAACGGCGATCACGAATCGTCTCTCGCCGCCTTCACACAGGTGCAGAACCAGATTTCCGTCACGGAGAACCGCATGCTCTGGTTCGCGGCCGAGCTGGGCATCGCCCGCTCCCTGGAGCACGCGGGACGACTGGAGGAGGCCGTAGCCCGCTTCGAGTTCCTGCGCTCCCAGGCGTCGCAGGACAACCGGGACGCGGTACCTCAACTGTCGGTCGTCATGGCACTGTGCCGCTGCTACCGCGAACTCGGTGACCTCTCGCGCGCCATTGAGGTCGCCGAGGCGACGATCGAAAGCCTCGACGCCCTCAAGCTGCCGCCCACGGTGGCCAGTCTGGAGTTGCTGTCCACGCTGGTCGGCGTCTACACCGAACGCGGTGACCTGCACCGCGCCCACTTCCTGGCCTCCCAGGCCATTTCGCAGGCGGGAGTGATCAGCGACCGCAAAGCCCTGGGGGCCGCCTACTGGAACGCCAGCGTGGTCCTGCTCCGCAAAGGACAGTCCGCCGAGGCCCTCTCCATGATCACCAAGGCCGTGGCCATCTACTCCGAGGGGGAGGACGAACGGGCCCTGGCGCGCGTACGCAACGCTTACGCCGGCGTTCTGCTGCATTCCGACACTCCGGATCCGGACGCCGCCATCAAACTCCTGGAACAGAGTGCCGCGTCCCTCTCCGCCATCGGCACCGACATCGACCTCGCCTACACTCAGACGGCCCTGGCGCGCGCCGAGCTGTTCCTGGGCCACGCGCAGCGTGCGGTGGAGCACGCCCAGCGGGCCTTGGACCTGCTCGGGTCCGGGCACCGGCTGGAGAGTGCCCGTGCGTACATCGTGATGGCGGCCGCCCACCTCAAGCAGAACGACAGGGCCGCGGCGCGACACGCCTACGAACGCGGTGCCTTGATGCTGGAGGCCTCCGAGGCCCGGCGGCAGGCGGCCTTCGCCTGGTCCGAACTGGCCGAAGTCTTCGAGCAGGACGGCGAGAGCGACCGGGCCGTGTGGGCCTATCGCGAAGGCATGCGCTGCATGGGGCACCGCAAGGGACTGTTCAGCGAAACCGAAAGAGAACGGTCCTCCTCCCAACGGACCGTCCAGTAG
- a CDS encoding sigma-70 family RNA polymerase sigma factor, with protein sequence MNTTAAADAPSTARRNQLLHTLVSDHAKALLAYAGKLLNDRHMAEDIVQEALIRAWSHSERLYGTEGSVRGWLLTVTRNLVVDRLRSAASRHETVGADERDVSLPDHSGAVLASLEVTKLLRQLSHQHREVLLHTYLCGRTVQETAQLLGVPAGTVKSRQHYALSSLRTKAGASDCP encoded by the coding sequence ATGAACACAACCGCTGCCGCGGACGCCCCGTCAACCGCACGCCGGAACCAGTTGCTGCACACGCTGGTGTCCGACCACGCCAAGGCACTGCTCGCCTACGCCGGAAAGCTGCTGAACGACCGCCACATGGCGGAGGACATCGTGCAGGAAGCGCTCATCCGCGCATGGTCGCACTCGGAGCGGCTCTACGGCACCGAGGGCTCGGTGCGGGGCTGGCTCCTCACGGTGACCCGCAACCTCGTCGTCGACCGCCTGCGCAGCGCCGCGTCCCGTCACGAGACCGTCGGCGCCGACGAACGTGATGTGTCCCTGCCCGATCACTCCGGAGCCGTGCTCGCCTCGCTCGAGGTGACCAAACTGCTGCGGCAGCTCTCCCACCAGCACCGGGAGGTGCTCCTGCACACCTATCTGTGCGGCAGGACGGTGCAGGAGACGGCACAGCTCCTCGGTGTGCCCGCCGGCACCGTCAAGTCCCGCCAGCACTACGCCCTCAGCAGTCTGCGGACCAAGGCCGGTGCCTCGGACTGTCCGTAG